The following coding sequences lie in one Methanopyrus sp. SNP6 genomic window:
- a CDS encoding P-loop NTPase produces the protein MKRIAVYGKGGIGKSTIAANVAAALAEEGYLVMLVGCDPKADSTLTLAGRRIPTVMHEYRKKGEDLELEDVIVEGDFGVLCVESGGPKPGVGCAGRGVLKALEMLTRSGAFEDVDVVIFDVLGDVVCGGFALPIRHGYADTVFVVTSSEPMSLYAANNICRGIAEYADRGGAKLGGIVHNRRSRDSDSSVVTEFCRRIRAELIYDLPYMNEVRKAESRYRTVIREFPDSDAAEAFRELAHRMLETEGVMPKPLEEDEVLELAGVMPCTNPRKIK, from the coding sequence TTGAAAAGGATCGCCGTCTACGGGAAGGGTGGGATAGGAAAGTCCACGATCGCGGCGAACGTGGCCGCGGCTTTGGCCGAAGAAGGTTATCTGGTCATGCTGGTAGGGTGTGACCCGAAGGCGGACTCGACCCTGACGCTCGCGGGACGTAGAATCCCAACGGTGATGCACGAGTACCGGAAGAAAGGGGAAGACCTCGAGCTCGAGGACGTTATCGTCGAAGGTGATTTCGGGGTCTTGTGCGTCGAGTCCGGTGGGCCGAAGCCCGGGGTCGGATGCGCGGGGCGCGGTGTGCTGAAGGCCCTCGAGATGTTGACTCGAAGTGGGGCGTTCGAGGACGTCGACGTGGTGATCTTCGACGTACTCGGCGACGTGGTGTGTGGTGGATTCGCCCTACCGATCCGCCACGGCTACGCGGATACCGTTTTCGTGGTCACGTCCAGCGAACCAATGTCCCTATACGCCGCTAACAACATCTGCCGCGGGATCGCCGAGTACGCAGATCGAGGTGGTGCGAAACTCGGGGGGATTGTCCACAACCGACGCTCCCGTGACTCAGATTCTAGCGTAGTGACGGAGTTCTGCCGGCGAATCCGGGCCGAGTTGATTTACGATCTTCCCTACATGAATGAGGTACGGAAGGCCGAGTCTCGGTATCGTACTGTGATCAGAGAGTTCCCGGACTCGGACGCGGCCGAGGCGTTCCGCGAGCTCGCGCACAGAATGCTCGAGACGGAAGGTGTCATGCCCAAACCGCTCGAAGAAGATGAAGTACTTGAACTTGCGGGCGTGATGCCCTGCACAAACCCTAGGAAGATAAAGTGA
- a CDS encoding DUF1614 domain-containing protein → MNGHVIHSPTSRAFLLFLSAWLFLSFLMTFLYFVSIPGFFHALGLEPKTALLLSLLSIVGSAVNVPIKRIRKLVTVQHETFGFWGISYQVPVRRSEEIVIAVNVGGCLIPIAVSVYLIATNLDLWLQYLMATAVTTVVSYATARVIPGVGIAVPFFLPATVAGTVALLTAKGGAASVAYVAGTLGTLIGADLLNLRKAVNWGDAPVLSIGGAGTFDAVFVTGLTAVWIAYVLSPGAGA, encoded by the coding sequence TTGAACGGTCATGTGATCCATTCACCCACCTCCAGGGCTTTCCTGCTCTTCCTATCGGCCTGGCTGTTCCTGTCGTTTTTGATGACATTCCTGTACTTCGTGAGCATCCCCGGGTTCTTCCACGCCCTAGGACTGGAACCCAAGACGGCACTGCTACTGTCCCTCCTATCCATCGTGGGGAGCGCGGTCAACGTCCCGATCAAACGTATACGCAAGCTAGTCACGGTGCAACACGAGACCTTCGGGTTCTGGGGTATCTCGTACCAGGTACCGGTCCGGCGCTCCGAGGAGATCGTGATCGCCGTGAACGTCGGGGGCTGTCTGATCCCTATCGCTGTCTCGGTGTACCTCATCGCCACCAACCTCGACCTGTGGCTCCAGTACCTGATGGCTACCGCCGTCACCACCGTAGTGTCCTACGCTACCGCGCGAGTCATACCGGGGGTCGGTATTGCGGTCCCGTTCTTCCTCCCCGCGACCGTGGCCGGTACGGTGGCCCTGCTGACGGCTAAGGGCGGCGCCGCCAGCGTCGCGTACGTGGCCGGTACGCTCGGGACGCTCATCGGGGCCGACTTGCTCAACCTGAGGAAGGCTGTGAATTGGGGCGATGCGCCGGTCCTCAGTATCGGAGGGGCCGGCACGTTCGACGCCGTGTTCGTGACGGGTCTCACCGCCGTGTGGATCGCGTACGTCCTCTCACCGGGGGCCGGAGCGTGA
- a CDS encoding DUF1002 domain-containing protein — MRKEIAVIFVIAVIVLPAAGYYEVNYGRGSIERPAVTYGETTWRTERPTVVELFKEVGVDPTRFHRTIVTAEETNRVAAEVTGHRYTPSQIYSCAAVTPYDEPPRRYQEVDGYRIYVGPEITVCKPETYAEALASIGAPPCCVTIRSPVQATGEAALAGVYKAMREAGVEITERDARFSQAVLEAVKEAGDDPQRRAAAVTVVAVCVFRGADNPQKARDVQNEVEDVYGVNLPPETAVHAAQAAKLAEEGAEYSWWWLFKRLLTYWI, encoded by the coding sequence GTGAGGAAGGAAATCGCAGTGATCTTCGTGATCGCCGTTATAGTCCTCCCGGCGGCCGGATACTACGAGGTCAACTACGGACGTGGTTCGATCGAACGGCCCGCAGTGACTTACGGAGAAACCACATGGAGGACCGAGCGTCCTACCGTGGTAGAACTGTTTAAGGAGGTTGGGGTCGATCCGACTAGGTTCCACAGAACGATCGTGACGGCCGAAGAGACCAACCGAGTAGCGGCGGAGGTCACCGGACATAGATACACTCCATCCCAAATATACAGCTGTGCCGCAGTCACACCTTACGACGAACCACCGCGGCGCTATCAGGAGGTCGATGGGTACCGCATCTACGTGGGCCCCGAGATCACGGTATGTAAACCGGAGACATACGCCGAAGCCCTAGCGTCGATAGGCGCACCTCCTTGCTGCGTGACCATCCGTAGTCCCGTTCAGGCCACGGGCGAGGCGGCTCTCGCCGGAGTGTACAAAGCCATGAGGGAGGCCGGTGTAGAGATCACGGAACGTGACGCTAGATTCTCCCAGGCGGTGCTCGAAGCCGTGAAGGAGGCCGGGGACGATCCTCAAAGGCGAGCTGCGGCCGTAACCGTAGTCGCAGTGTGCGTGTTCCGAGGTGCCGACAATCCGCAGAAGGCGAGGGACGTTCAAAACGAAGTCGAGGACGTCTACGGGGTGAACTTACCGCCCGAAACCGCGGTTCACGCCGCGCAAGCGGCGAAGTTGGCCGAGGAAGGGGCAGAGTATTCCTGGTGGTGGCTCTTCAAGAGACTCCTGACGTACTGGATCTAA
- a CDS encoding methyltransferase domain-containing protein, whose translation MDLDRLKVSSFERVTRPIEPKDSGLITERLGLLPGHRVFESGVGSGFLTASIARIVYPDGEVVGIEIDARKLKKARENLEQLGKVYERSVTLKHGDAREYLEGLEDEFDAMVLDLPEPDRVLEVGLNAIKSNGKVAVFCPFFEQVRAVWQILEDRCTWLEAVELIERKLQVEKRGIRPGRTLGHTGFIVFGRV comes from the coding sequence GTGGATTTAGACCGGTTGAAGGTAAGTTCCTTCGAGCGCGTAACTAGGCCTATCGAGCCGAAGGATTCGGGCCTAATCACGGAACGACTTGGGCTACTCCCAGGCCATCGCGTGTTCGAATCGGGTGTCGGATCCGGGTTCCTCACAGCTTCCATAGCCCGGATAGTCTACCCAGATGGTGAAGTAGTCGGGATCGAGATCGACGCCAGGAAGCTCAAGAAGGCTCGGGAGAACCTCGAACAGTTGGGAAAAGTCTACGAGAGGAGCGTGACGTTGAAGCACGGTGACGCTAGGGAGTACCTCGAGGGGTTGGAAGACGAGTTCGATGCGATGGTGTTGGACCTACCCGAGCCCGACCGCGTACTTGAGGTGGGATTAAACGCCATCAAATCGAACGGGAAGGTCGCTGTGTTCTGCCCGTTTTTCGAGCAGGTGAGAGCCGTCTGGCAGATCTTGGAGGATCGGTGCACCTGGTTGGAAGCCGTTGAACTGATCGAGCGAAAACTCCAGGTGGAAAAGCGTGGGATTCGACCCGGCCGTACTCTGGGTCACACGGGGTTCATAGTCTTCGGTAGGGTCTGA
- a CDS encoding SAM-dependent methyltransferase has translation MQIVGVGPNPARFLTVEAIERILQADLLISSESMLREIDGFRIEAEIDLSDKEIVVWDGSVRETLTEYADNDPVVIARGDPTYMGVGRLASLLFDDVKIVPGVSSLQALTARFGLGFHEVEAHVNLHSGKDVKKVVENLGAGRTTAVLFGKVRPAKVVEVIESTGLNVKVIAGERLWYPDERLATELHSLRDFSEFTVAIFEPDHASSKPTLR, from the coding sequence GTGCAGATAGTCGGGGTCGGTCCGAATCCGGCGAGGTTTCTGACGGTCGAGGCGATCGAACGAATCTTGCAAGCGGATCTACTGATCAGTAGTGAGTCGATGCTCCGAGAGATCGACGGATTCAGGATCGAGGCGGAGATAGACCTCTCCGACAAGGAGATAGTTGTCTGGGACGGTTCCGTTCGGGAGACGCTGACGGAGTACGCGGACAACGATCCGGTGGTGATCGCCAGAGGCGATCCGACCTACATGGGTGTCGGGAGGCTGGCGTCGTTACTTTTTGACGACGTCAAAATCGTGCCGGGGGTATCCTCACTGCAGGCGTTGACGGCCCGGTTCGGTCTGGGCTTTCACGAGGTCGAAGCGCACGTCAACCTTCACAGCGGGAAGGACGTTAAAAAGGTCGTAGAGAACCTAGGAGCCGGTCGTACCACAGCGGTACTGTTCGGTAAGGTTCGACCGGCGAAAGTCGTCGAAGTCATTGAGTCGACGGGCCTAAACGTAAAAGTGATCGCTGGAGAGCGATTATGGTACCCGGACGAGCGTCTCGCGACCGAACTGCACTCGTTACGGGACTTTTCCGAGTTCACGGTGGCGATATTCGAGCCGGATCATGCTAGTTCGAAACCCACGTTAAGGTAA
- a CDS encoding valine--tRNA ligase, producing MEDYDPKDVEPKWRERWLEERKYKFEGGEDRPAFVIDTPPPYPTGELHMGHVLNWTYMDVVARYKRMCGYDVFFPQGWDCHGLPTEVKVEEIHGITKRDVPRQEFRKLCEELTLENIRKMREQLIQLGCSIDWWTDCIDYENEELKELGSYVTMDPDYIRRSQYGFLELLEKGYAYREEHPVNWCPRCETAIAFAEVEYVTRETYLNYIEFPVADGDGSVTIATTRPELLPACVAVAVHPDDDRYSDLIGKRLVVPLHERFGDRDIPWEVPVIADEEVDPEFGTGIVMICTFGDNQDVVWVKRHDLPIVRAIDEQGKMTEVAGEFAGMEVEDARAAIVEALKEEGYLIKREKITQNVGVCWRCKTPIEILVKEQWFVKVRELAEDVKEAARKMDWIPEHMRKRLEDWTESMDWDWCISRQRIFATPIPVWYCKECGEVIPAEKDQLPVDPTRDDPPVNECPKCGCSEFEPETDVMDTWMDSSITPLVITGWPDEEPNLPVDLRPQGHDIIRTWLYYTTVRALVHADSEPFKEILINGMVFGEDGYKMSKSRGNVVEPTEVIEEYGADALRYWAVSSGAPGSDVQYMTKTIKRGYRFAKKIWNVCRLARDHIDDAPSVNDVEENLTPADRWILSKFHRLIDEVTRYLESGYRFNDAIKAIEEFAWEELADDYLEMAKLRLYRPEELGEGSREAARAVLRHVLEGLLRLLAPFMPFVTEELYHRLFNESVHDQEWPKTSEKWIKEGVEEVGEILREIVTEVRKAKTDAGLRMGAEFEGLTVHVQDEELAESLEKAVPDLKSATRAEEVEVEVGEPELERVPVKVEPRMDVIGPRYKELTRDIIEYVENNPEEVASAIKEDGKVELKISGKGVVLDEECVDVEWELRVKGGEGKAVEIRPGVVVEILGLST from the coding sequence GTGGAGGACTACGACCCGAAAGATGTCGAGCCGAAATGGAGAGAGCGGTGGCTGGAGGAGCGGAAGTACAAGTTCGAGGGCGGCGAGGACCGACCCGCGTTCGTAATCGATACCCCACCGCCGTACCCGACCGGAGAGCTGCATATGGGTCACGTGCTGAACTGGACCTACATGGACGTGGTGGCTCGGTACAAACGTATGTGTGGGTACGACGTGTTTTTCCCACAGGGCTGGGACTGTCATGGTCTGCCCACCGAGGTTAAGGTGGAAGAGATCCACGGGATCACGAAGCGAGACGTGCCTAGACAGGAATTCCGGAAGCTCTGCGAGGAGCTGACCTTAGAGAACATCCGGAAGATGCGAGAGCAGCTGATACAGCTCGGATGCTCGATCGACTGGTGGACCGACTGCATCGACTACGAGAACGAGGAGCTGAAGGAACTCGGTTCCTACGTGACCATGGACCCCGATTACATCCGACGCAGTCAGTACGGGTTTCTCGAGCTGCTCGAGAAAGGGTACGCGTACCGTGAGGAGCACCCCGTCAACTGGTGTCCTAGGTGCGAGACGGCGATCGCCTTCGCCGAAGTGGAGTACGTAACCCGAGAGACGTACCTCAACTACATCGAATTCCCCGTAGCCGACGGCGACGGTTCGGTGACCATTGCCACCACGAGACCCGAGCTGCTTCCGGCGTGCGTGGCGGTCGCCGTTCACCCGGACGACGACCGGTACAGTGATCTCATAGGGAAGAGGCTCGTGGTGCCCCTCCACGAGCGGTTCGGAGACCGGGACATCCCCTGGGAGGTTCCGGTCATCGCGGACGAGGAGGTGGATCCCGAGTTCGGAACGGGTATCGTGATGATCTGTACCTTCGGTGATAACCAGGACGTGGTTTGGGTCAAGCGGCACGACCTGCCGATCGTGAGGGCGATCGACGAGCAGGGTAAGATGACAGAGGTGGCGGGCGAGTTCGCCGGGATGGAGGTGGAGGATGCGCGTGCCGCCATCGTTGAGGCACTGAAGGAGGAGGGGTACCTGATCAAGCGCGAGAAGATCACGCAGAATGTCGGCGTCTGCTGGCGATGTAAGACTCCCATCGAGATCCTCGTCAAGGAGCAGTGGTTCGTGAAGGTCAGGGAGCTGGCCGAGGACGTCAAGGAAGCGGCACGGAAGATGGATTGGATACCGGAGCACATGCGCAAGCGTCTCGAGGACTGGACGGAATCAATGGACTGGGACTGGTGCATCTCTCGGCAGCGGATATTCGCGACGCCGATCCCAGTCTGGTACTGCAAGGAGTGCGGTGAGGTGATCCCGGCGGAGAAGGACCAGCTCCCGGTGGATCCCACACGGGACGATCCGCCCGTGAACGAGTGTCCGAAGTGCGGGTGCTCGGAATTCGAACCGGAGACGGACGTGATGGACACCTGGATGGACAGCTCGATCACTCCCTTGGTGATCACCGGCTGGCCGGACGAGGAGCCGAACCTGCCGGTAGACCTCCGCCCGCAGGGTCACGACATAATCCGTACGTGGTTGTACTACACGACCGTACGAGCGTTAGTTCACGCCGACAGTGAACCGTTCAAGGAGATCCTAATCAACGGTATGGTGTTCGGCGAAGATGGGTACAAAATGAGTAAGTCCCGGGGTAACGTGGTCGAGCCCACCGAAGTGATAGAGGAGTACGGTGCGGACGCGCTCAGGTACTGGGCCGTGTCGTCCGGGGCGCCCGGATCGGACGTTCAGTATATGACGAAGACCATCAAGCGCGGTTATAGGTTTGCGAAGAAGATTTGGAACGTGTGCCGACTGGCTAGAGACCACATCGATGACGCACCGTCGGTGAACGATGTCGAGGAGAACTTGACACCGGCCGACAGGTGGATCCTCTCCAAGTTCCACCGACTTATAGACGAGGTGACGAGATATCTGGAGTCGGGGTATCGGTTCAACGACGCGATCAAGGCCATCGAAGAGTTCGCATGGGAGGAACTTGCCGACGACTACCTGGAGATGGCGAAGCTAAGGTTGTACCGGCCCGAGGAACTCGGTGAGGGTTCACGGGAAGCCGCCAGAGCGGTACTACGCCACGTATTGGAAGGTCTCCTGAGGTTGCTGGCACCGTTCATGCCGTTTGTGACGGAAGAACTCTACCACCGACTGTTCAATGAGAGCGTACACGACCAGGAGTGGCCTAAGACGAGCGAGAAATGGATCAAGGAAGGAGTCGAGGAAGTCGGTGAGATCCTCCGCGAGATCGTGACCGAAGTGAGGAAGGCGAAGACGGACGCCGGATTGAGGATGGGCGCGGAGTTCGAGGGCCTGACGGTACACGTTCAGGACGAAGAGCTGGCTGAAAGCCTCGAGAAAGCGGTCCCGGACCTCAAGAGCGCCACTCGTGCGGAAGAAGTCGAAGTAGAAGTCGGCGAGCCGGAATTGGAGAGGGTCCCGGTGAAAGTCGAACCGCGGATGGATGTCATTGGTCCGAGGTATAAGGAGCTCACACGGGATATCATCGAGTACGTGGAGAACAACCCGGAAGAAGTCGCGTCAGCGATCAAGGAAGACGGTAAAGTGGAGCTAAAAATCAGCGGGAAAGGAGTCGTGCTGGACGAGGAGTGCGTCGACGTGGAGTGGGAGCTGAGAGTTAAGGGAGGAGAGGGGAAGGCCGTGGAGATCAGGCCTGGCGTGGTCGTGGAAATCCTAGGTCTCTCCACGTAA
- a CDS encoding NAD+ synthase: protein MAKYEPIIPELEVNPEEEVSKIAEFLREKFEEAGREIAVVGLSGGVDSSTTLGLAVEALGRENVVTLILPERDTPREDVEDAVEAAERFGVEYYVHDVTEVLRAFGTGSYVPCHTFSRKSDANLKPRVRMCILYYFANKLGGLVLGTGNRTEWLTGYFTLHGDGACDVAPIRHLYKTQVYIIAEYLGVPERIVEEKEPSARLWPGQTDEGELGIDYPTLDALLYALVDEGLKIREAVDWLGERGVEVTEKDAEKVLDLVRSSSFKRRPAPGLDLPEPEDPAMPR, encoded by the coding sequence ATGGCAAAGTACGAGCCGATCATACCGGAGCTCGAGGTGAATCCTGAGGAGGAAGTGAGCAAGATAGCAGAATTCCTCCGGGAGAAGTTCGAGGAGGCTGGTCGGGAGATCGCGGTAGTGGGTTTGAGCGGCGGAGTCGATTCATCTACGACCCTCGGACTTGCGGTCGAGGCGCTGGGTCGCGAGAACGTGGTGACACTGATACTACCGGAGCGTGACACTCCGCGGGAGGACGTTGAAGACGCCGTGGAAGCTGCGGAACGGTTCGGTGTCGAGTACTACGTCCACGACGTCACCGAGGTCCTGCGAGCCTTCGGCACCGGTTCATACGTCCCCTGTCACACGTTCAGCCGTAAGAGCGACGCTAACCTCAAACCACGGGTCCGGATGTGCATACTGTATTATTTCGCGAACAAGCTCGGCGGTCTCGTCCTGGGTACCGGTAACCGTACGGAGTGGCTTACTGGGTACTTCACACTTCACGGAGACGGCGCCTGCGACGTGGCCCCTATCAGGCACCTCTACAAGACGCAGGTTTACATAATAGCAGAGTATCTCGGCGTACCAGAGCGTATTGTGGAGGAGAAGGAACCTTCGGCACGACTCTGGCCTGGCCAGACGGATGAGGGTGAACTCGGGATCGATTACCCTACTCTCGATGCTCTCCTGTACGCGCTCGTCGACGAAGGTTTGAAGATTCGGGAGGCTGTCGACTGGCTCGGGGAGCGTGGGGTAGAGGTGACGGAGAAAGACGCTGAGAAAGTCCTGGACCTTGTGCGAAGTTCCTCGTTCAAGCGACGACCTGCTCCTGGTCTGGACTTGCCAGAGCCCGAGGATCCTGCGATGCCGAGGTGA
- the hisC gene encoding histidinol-phosphate transaminase has protein sequence MDRVRPLTGGRSVRIREAVLNIDPYVPGKSKEEIAREYGIEPDEIVKLGSNENPLGPSPKAVKAAKRELEHLHEYPEPLAPPSLYEAIIDYLADPPYPAGKPVEVTRGHLVVGGDGADEIIDVLTRVLVDPGDPVVIPVPTFSQYGISARACGAEVRKPRFDPERGFKLDEDSLFEALDRKVRLVYLCTPNNPTGNRIRERVVRDVVEECRGVVLIDHAYVEFADHDYTPLALEYDNVLVLRTCSKALGLAGARVGYGIADPELIEHLHRIKPVFSLTRPSAAAAEATFRDRDYVEKSVRLMIESREYLYRELRKLDRLTPFPSEANYLLVDVSDTGMNASEFTGELLKHGVIVRDCSSFEGIEPFYVRVSTGTLEEDRRFIEVVKEVLLEE, from the coding sequence GTGGATCGCGTACGTCCTCTCACCGGGGGCCGGAGCGTGAGGATCCGGGAAGCCGTGCTGAACATCGACCCGTACGTTCCCGGCAAGTCGAAGGAGGAGATCGCTCGGGAATACGGTATCGAACCGGATGAGATAGTGAAGCTGGGATCCAACGAGAACCCACTGGGTCCTTCACCCAAAGCCGTGAAGGCCGCGAAGCGTGAGCTGGAACACCTTCACGAGTACCCGGAGCCGTTAGCACCTCCGTCCCTGTACGAAGCCATCATCGATTACCTGGCGGACCCCCCTTATCCCGCCGGAAAACCAGTGGAGGTCACGCGGGGGCACCTAGTGGTCGGTGGGGACGGTGCCGACGAGATCATCGACGTGCTGACGCGCGTACTCGTCGACCCGGGCGACCCCGTGGTGATTCCCGTACCCACCTTCTCGCAGTACGGTATCTCCGCACGGGCGTGCGGTGCCGAGGTCAGGAAGCCCCGCTTCGACCCGGAGCGGGGGTTCAAGCTGGACGAGGACTCACTGTTCGAGGCCCTCGACCGGAAAGTGCGTCTAGTGTACCTCTGCACCCCGAACAACCCCACTGGCAACCGGATCCGGGAGCGGGTCGTGAGGGACGTCGTGGAGGAGTGCCGCGGAGTCGTCTTGATCGACCACGCCTACGTCGAGTTCGCCGACCACGACTACACACCGCTGGCGCTCGAGTACGACAACGTCCTCGTGCTGCGCACGTGTTCCAAAGCGCTGGGCCTGGCCGGGGCCCGGGTCGGTTACGGAATAGCCGATCCTGAGCTGATCGAGCACTTACACCGGATCAAACCCGTGTTCAGCCTGACTAGACCTAGTGCGGCCGCAGCCGAGGCCACGTTCCGCGATCGGGACTACGTCGAGAAGTCCGTACGGTTAATGATAGAGAGTCGAGAGTACCTGTACCGGGAACTCCGGAAGTTAGATCGGTTAACACCGTTCCCCTCGGAGGCCAACTACCTCCTGGTGGACGTTTCCGACACCGGAATGAACGCGTCGGAATTCACGGGAGAGCTCCTGAAGCATGGCGTAATAGTACGCGACTGTTCCAGCTTCGAGGGTATAGAGCCGTTTTACGTCCGGGTGTCTACCGGCACGCTCGAGGAGGATCGAAGGTTCATAGAAGTCGTGAAAGAAGTGCTGCTCGAGGAGTGA
- the dapB gene encoding 4-hydroxy-tetrahydrodipicolinate reductase translates to MIGIVVLGATGRMGRRICRMVIEDEELELVGAIASPTSEHLGRDVGLLIGVGETGVEIAPPAALPNIAKDADVAIDFTVREATLENAPKAAHAGLDLVIGTTGFRGEDLRMLEHEIEEAGVSAVISANMSLGVNLLFELTRQLARVLGNNGFDFEIVEIHHRHKVDAPSGTALELAAVIEEELGKEKKVFGREGNVGPRDDDEIGVLAVRGGEVVGDHTVMALGEHERIELTHRALSRDAFAKGALVAAKFVVEAPPGIYSMRDVLFGGKREEGL, encoded by the coding sequence GTGATCGGGATCGTCGTCCTCGGGGCCACTGGTAGGATGGGTCGCCGGATATGCCGGATGGTGATAGAAGATGAAGAGCTCGAGCTGGTAGGCGCTATCGCATCACCCACCTCCGAGCACCTGGGGAGGGACGTGGGACTGCTCATAGGAGTGGGCGAGACAGGTGTAGAAATCGCTCCTCCAGCCGCTTTACCTAACATCGCTAAGGACGCGGACGTCGCGATCGATTTTACAGTCCGTGAAGCGACGTTGGAGAACGCGCCCAAAGCCGCCCATGCGGGGTTGGACCTCGTAATTGGTACCACTGGGTTCAGAGGTGAAGACCTCAGGATGCTCGAACACGAGATCGAGGAAGCAGGAGTTTCGGCCGTGATCTCCGCGAACATGTCCTTAGGAGTCAACCTGCTCTTCGAGCTCACAAGACAGCTCGCTAGGGTGCTCGGAAACAACGGGTTCGATTTCGAGATCGTGGAGATCCATCATCGGCACAAGGTGGATGCACCGAGCGGGACGGCCCTCGAATTGGCGGCAGTCATAGAGGAAGAGCTGGGTAAGGAAAAGAAGGTCTTCGGTCGTGAGGGGAACGTAGGACCACGTGATGACGACGAGATCGGTGTGTTGGCAGTTCGAGGAGGTGAGGTCGTAGGCGATCACACCGTCATGGCGTTGGGCGAGCACGAGAGGATCGAACTCACGCACAGGGCCCTCTCACGTGACGCCTTCGCCAAGGGAGCCTTGGTAGCCGCGAAGTTCGTCGTGGAGGCCCCTCCGGGGATTTACTCGATGAGGGACGTACTGTTCGGCGGGAAACGGGAGGAAGGGTTATAA
- a CDS encoding cobyric acid synthase → MSAIMFVGTASNSGKSFLAAVTCAYLRQHGVDVAPFKSQNMSLNSCVAKENGEIAVAQAFQAAMAGQEPSIHHNPVLLKPKGELRSEVIVHGKPIGTMSYREYREIVFEDPWQAVLESAEILSEEHEVIVAEGAGSPAEVNVLDTDIANLRVAEALGADVILVADISRGGAFAAVYGTIELLPERWRRLVKGFLFNKFLGDESLLESGIKELERRLGVRYFGTVRHIGDFWMPWEDSEALDTHSPGRGSVRIAVIRLPRISNFTDFEPLAMEPDVRVEFVDPRDSLPEDADAVILPGTRTTISDLEELRKHGMDEEVVQAAGEDTVVLGVCGGYQMLGKELVDESGSELNPGESVPGLGLLDAVTVFPSDTGKVTVRSEGVVNHPHLRGIRVEGFEIHEGRTYTGGPHLIRLRSGYGNRGCLLDGAYRIDRPVLGTYLHGIFFNRRFRHEFLRWVSGGRWNPPERDVVREAVKRNLQVAQEIVESTDLPELLGE, encoded by the coding sequence TTGTCGGCGATCATGTTCGTCGGTACGGCCTCGAACTCCGGTAAGTCGTTCTTGGCGGCGGTTACGTGCGCCTACCTACGCCAGCATGGCGTGGACGTGGCTCCGTTCAAATCCCAGAACATGTCGCTGAACTCGTGTGTGGCAAAGGAAAACGGGGAGATCGCCGTCGCCCAGGCGTTCCAGGCCGCGATGGCAGGTCAGGAACCCTCGATCCACCATAATCCCGTGCTCCTTAAACCCAAAGGGGAGCTCCGCTCGGAGGTCATCGTCCATGGAAAGCCTATCGGGACGATGTCGTATCGCGAGTACCGGGAAATCGTCTTCGAAGATCCCTGGCAAGCCGTCTTGGAATCCGCCGAAATCCTCTCGGAGGAGCACGAGGTCATCGTCGCCGAGGGTGCAGGGTCGCCCGCGGAGGTCAACGTCCTTGACACCGATATCGCGAACCTTCGGGTAGCCGAAGCCCTGGGTGCGGACGTGATCCTGGTCGCGGACATCAGTAGGGGCGGAGCCTTCGCGGCCGTCTACGGCACGATCGAGCTCTTACCGGAGCGATGGCGACGGTTGGTAAAGGGTTTCCTGTTCAACAAGTTCCTCGGCGATGAGTCCCTCCTCGAGTCTGGGATCAAGGAGTTGGAGCGCCGCCTAGGCGTACGTTACTTCGGAACCGTGCGTCACATCGGGGACTTCTGGATGCCTTGGGAAGACTCGGAGGCACTCGACACCCATTCCCCCGGGCGCGGTTCCGTACGGATCGCGGTCATCAGGCTGCCCCGGATCTCCAACTTCACCGACTTCGAGCCTCTCGCGATGGAGCCGGACGTGAGAGTGGAGTTCGTGGACCCTAGGGACAGCCTCCCTGAGGACGCGGATGCAGTGATCCTCCCTGGAACCCGTACCACTATCTCCGACCTCGAAGAACTTCGGAAACACGGGATGGACGAGGAGGTAGTTCAGGCGGCCGGCGAGGATACGGTGGTGCTCGGGGTGTGCGGAGGATATCAGATGCTCGGCAAAGAGCTCGTCGACGAGTCGGGGAGTGAGCTCAACCCGGGGGAGTCGGTCCCGGGGCTCGGACTTCTCGATGCCGTGACCGTGTTCCCCAGTGACACCGGTAAGGTGACGGTGCGATCGGAGGGAGTCGTGAACCATCCGCACCTCCGCGGCATCCGAGTTGAGGGGTTCGAGATCCATGAGGGGCGTACCTATACCGGCGGCCCACACTTGATCCGTTTACGGTCGGGGTATGGAAACAGAGGATGTCTTCTAGACGGTGCGTATCGCATCGATCGGCCCGTTCTCGGTACCTACTTACACGGGATATTCTTCAACCGACGCTTCCGTCACGAGTTCCTCAGATGGGTATCCGGAGGCAGGTGGAATCCTCCCGAGCGGGACGTAGTTCGGGAGGCGGTGAAGCGGAACCTTCAGGTCGCCCAGGAGATCGTAGAATCGACGGATCTTCCAGAGCTCCTGGGGGAGTAA